The Micromonospora sp. WMMD961 genome has a segment encoding these proteins:
- a CDS encoding ABC transporter permease, with protein MVTLILPRLVDVSAASRRSGSVVGRNLAALKSVYWLLLLSGFVEPLLYLLSIGVGVGALVGDLPLPDGRLVSYAEFVAPAMLASSAMTGALAETTFNFFGKMKYMKLYDGMIATPVRPFEIAVGELGWAMLRGSAYSAAFLGVMVALDLTSVTRALTAFPAAVLVGFAFGALGMAISTFMRSWQDFDLVGSAQFTLFLFSGTFVPAQAYPTVLHWLVEITPLYRSVHLIRGVTLGSGGWLWLLDVLYLLVLVAVGLLVASRRMGRLLYK; from the coding sequence GTGGTCACGCTGATCCTGCCCCGGCTGGTCGACGTCTCCGCCGCGTCCCGGCGGTCGGGGTCGGTGGTCGGGCGCAACCTCGCAGCGCTGAAGTCGGTCTACTGGCTGTTGCTGCTCTCCGGCTTCGTGGAGCCGCTGCTCTACCTGCTCTCCATCGGGGTGGGCGTCGGCGCGCTGGTCGGCGACCTGCCGTTGCCGGACGGGCGACTGGTCTCGTACGCCGAGTTCGTGGCCCCGGCGATGCTCGCCTCGTCGGCGATGACCGGCGCGCTCGCGGAGACCACGTTCAACTTCTTCGGCAAGATGAAGTACATGAAGCTGTACGACGGGATGATCGCCACCCCGGTACGGCCGTTCGAGATCGCCGTCGGTGAGTTGGGTTGGGCGATGCTGCGGGGCAGCGCATACTCGGCTGCCTTCCTCGGGGTGATGGTCGCTCTGGACCTGACCAGCGTCACCCGAGCGCTGACCGCCTTCCCGGCCGCGGTGCTGGTCGGGTTCGCGTTCGGGGCGCTCGGGATGGCGATCTCCACCTTCATGCGCAGTTGGCAGGATTTCGACCTGGTGGGCTCCGCCCAGTTCACCCTCTTCCTGTTCTCCGGCACCTTCGTGCCGGCGCAGGCCTACCCGACAGTGCTGCACTGGCTGGTCGAGATCACGCCGCTGTACCGCTCGGTGCACCTGATCAGAGGGGTCACGCTGGGCAGCGGCGGGTGGCTCTGGCTGCTCGACGTGCTCTACCTGCTGGTGTTGGTGGCGGTCGGCCTGCTGGTGGCTTCACGCCGGATGGGCAGGTTGCTCTACAAGTAG
- a CDS encoding ABC transporter permease yields MSVTGSARFPWVPAWAVFEHYLVGLRRTWRAGVFSSFLLPVLTVLGFGVGVGAYIDQGVGGVRYLDWLVPGLIASTALQVTVGDSTWPVFSNFQWVKTYFAQSASPLRVGDIVAGHLAFVLFRVLTTIAAFLLVTGVFGALRSPWAVLTLPVVALLGLAVAAPTFAYAAWVSGDSWLAMLFRFAVIPMTLFAGVFFPVESLPEALRWLAYVTPLWHAVDLCRAATLGVAPQWSIVGHLLYLAAWAVAGWLLAVRMFRRKLVV; encoded by the coding sequence GTGAGTGTGACGGGATCGGCGCGGTTCCCGTGGGTGCCGGCGTGGGCGGTGTTCGAGCACTACCTGGTCGGTCTGCGGCGCACCTGGCGGGCGGGGGTGTTCTCCTCGTTCCTGCTGCCGGTGCTGACGGTGCTCGGCTTCGGGGTGGGCGTCGGGGCCTACATCGACCAGGGTGTGGGCGGGGTGCGTTACCTCGACTGGTTGGTGCCCGGTCTGATCGCGTCCACCGCGCTCCAGGTGACCGTCGGCGACTCCACCTGGCCGGTGTTCAGCAACTTCCAGTGGGTCAAGACCTACTTCGCGCAGAGCGCCTCGCCGCTGCGGGTGGGCGACATCGTGGCCGGGCACCTGGCCTTCGTGTTGTTCCGGGTGCTCACCACCATCGCGGCGTTCCTGCTGGTCACCGGGGTGTTCGGGGCGTTGCGCTCGCCCTGGGCGGTGCTCACCCTGCCGGTGGTCGCGTTGCTCGGGCTGGCCGTCGCCGCCCCGACCTTCGCGTACGCGGCGTGGGTGTCCGGCGACAGTTGGCTGGCGATGCTGTTCCGGTTCGCGGTCATCCCGATGACGCTCTTCGCCGGGGTGTTCTTCCCGGTCGAGTCACTACCCGAGGCGTTGCGGTGGCTGGCGTACGTGACGCCACTGTGGCACGCCGTCGACCTCTGTCGGGCGGCCACGCTCGGCGTCGCACCACAGTGGTCGATCGTCGGGCACCTGCTCTACCTGGCTGCCTGGGCCGTCGCCGGTTGGCTGTTGGCGGTGCGCATGTTCCGTCGCAAGCTCGTCGTCTAG
- a CDS encoding ATP-binding cassette domain-containing protein produces MTLGRPLIQARGLVKRFGDFTAVDGIDVEVRSGEAFGFLGPNGAGKSSTMRMVGCISPPSAGELRILGLDPVADGPAIRARLGVCPQLDNLDPELTVRENLTVYARYFGISRRAARERAAELLDFVQLTERADSKVEPLSGGMKRRLTIARALVNDPEIVLLDEPTTGLDPQARHLVWERLFRLKQQGVTLVLTTHYMDEAEQLCDRLVVMDGGRIVAEGSPRALIEQHSTREVVELRFAAESQEPFADKLDGLGERVEVLPDRVLLYVPDGDAAVAEVTALRLNPANVLVRRSGLEDVFLHLTGRTLVD; encoded by the coding sequence GTGACTTTGGGGCGACCACTGATTCAGGCGCGTGGGTTGGTGAAGCGGTTCGGTGACTTCACCGCAGTGGACGGCATCGACGTCGAGGTGCGCTCGGGTGAGGCGTTCGGTTTCCTCGGGCCCAACGGCGCCGGCAAGTCGTCCACCATGCGGATGGTCGGCTGCATCTCCCCACCCAGCGCGGGCGAGTTGCGCATCCTCGGTCTCGACCCGGTGGCCGACGGGCCGGCGATCCGGGCGCGTCTCGGTGTGTGCCCGCAGTTGGACAATCTCGACCCGGAGCTGACCGTCCGGGAAAACCTGACCGTCTACGCCCGCTACTTCGGCATCTCGCGCCGGGCCGCCCGCGAGCGGGCCGCTGAGTTGCTCGACTTCGTCCAGCTCACCGAGCGCGCCGACAGCAAGGTGGAGCCGCTGTCCGGCGGGATGAAGCGACGGCTGACCATCGCCCGTGCTCTGGTCAACGACCCGGAGATCGTGTTGCTGGACGAGCCGACCACCGGGCTCGACCCGCAGGCGCGGCACCTGGTGTGGGAGCGGCTGTTCCGGCTCAAGCAGCAGGGCGTCACGCTGGTGCTGACCACGCACTACATGGACGAGGCCGAGCAACTCTGCGACCGGCTGGTGGTGATGGACGGCGGGCGGATCGTCGCGGAGGGCTCACCCCGCGCGTTGATCGAGCAGCACTCGACCCGCGAGGTGGTCGAGCTGCGCTTCGCCGCCGAGTCGCAGGAACCGTTCGCCGACAAGCTCGACGGGCTGGGGGAGCGGGTGGAGGTGCTACCCGACCGGGTCCTGCTCTACGTTCCGGACGGCGACGCGGCGGTCGCCGAGGTCACCGCGTTGCGGCTCAACCCCGCCAACGTGCTGGTGCGGCGCAGCGGCCTGGAGGACGTCTTCCTGCACCTGACCGGCCGCACCCTGGTCGACTGA
- a CDS encoding TRAP transporter fused permease subunit, producing MSPISSPDGSSSPARPANSPVDGLSAGTGGGPPRPRPTAEPTRPDEPVVGNPPEPDAGSVAERATRDLAAQFEDEKPGRVLTGPAGLLLTGAALAVGVLALWQVFRPLSQGSKYYLIIFLAGVLPLVFLAYPADLRLPARLRARRRRPDRDDAEHDSTEHDSTEHHSTERRRARASARPTPTDWVLVVLAVVACLYPVLPIAIGSGGGGYNAFLDRQGLLAPMDLVLGTVLLLLLLEACRRATGWILPAVCLLFLAYGYYGGLLPQSWPVAHAGLDFSQLVDAFYNSDSGFYGTPLDVAASYIVLFTIYGAVLELSGAGRFFVEVSAAAFRRSRTAAGRTAVASGFLLGTVSGSGAATTVSIGAVTWPLLRRAGYPPERAGGMLAAAGVGAILSPPTLGAAAFIIAEYLGVSYLQVLGWATVPTVLYYLGILLSVEIDARRSGVRPVVIDVGSPWRLLARFGYHFASLIAIIVFLAVGMSATRAVVFATVLAVALSLLAPARTHPSDPARQRTSEPAQGHTNDPAHRLTPARLVTALVTGVRGVLAVTAVCAAAGIITATTTKTGLGPQAAALLVGGAKAATSDPTLVLVLTALLAAVALSLLGLAVPVTASFVIGWVIVGPTLLDLGVTAPAAAMFVFYFAVLSEVSPPTALAAVAAAAVTGGRLVPTMWQTLRYALPAYLTPIAFVITPAGLGLLGIGGVQRIAFAAVVTALSVAVLAVAAGGWLPGVGPAGAPERVLGALAGVTVLWLEPVPVTVGAALAAVAAAGVFLRRRSAGRPSSEPVEEKL from the coding sequence GTGTCGCCCATCAGCTCGCCCGATGGTTCGTCGTCACCTGCCCGACCAGCCAACTCTCCCGTCGACGGGCTGAGCGCAGGCACCGGCGGTGGACCACCCCGACCACGCCCGACCGCCGAGCCGACAAGGCCGGACGAGCCCGTCGTCGGCAACCCGCCCGAACCCGACGCGGGCTCGGTCGCCGAGCGGGCCACCCGGGATCTCGCCGCCCAGTTCGAGGACGAGAAGCCGGGCCGGGTGTTGACCGGGCCGGCGGGCCTGCTCCTCACCGGGGCGGCGCTGGCGGTCGGCGTCCTCGCCCTCTGGCAGGTGTTCCGCCCGCTGTCGCAGGGCAGCAAGTACTACCTGATCATCTTCCTCGCCGGCGTACTCCCTCTGGTCTTCCTCGCCTACCCGGCCGACCTGCGGCTGCCGGCCCGCCTGCGGGCCCGACGACGACGCCCCGACCGCGACGACGCGGAACACGACAGCACCGAGCACGACAGCACCGAGCACCACAGCACCGAGCGCCGCCGGGCACGCGCGTCGGCGCGACCCACCCCCACCGACTGGGTGCTGGTCGTGCTGGCCGTGGTGGCCTGCCTCTACCCCGTCCTGCCGATCGCGATCGGCAGCGGTGGCGGCGGCTACAACGCCTTCCTCGACCGGCAGGGCCTGCTGGCCCCGATGGACCTGGTGCTGGGCACCGTCCTGCTACTCCTGCTGCTGGAGGCGTGCCGGCGTGCCACCGGGTGGATCCTGCCGGCGGTCTGTCTGCTGTTCCTCGCCTACGGCTACTACGGCGGGTTGCTGCCGCAGTCCTGGCCGGTCGCCCACGCCGGCCTGGACTTCAGTCAACTGGTGGACGCGTTCTACAACTCCGACAGCGGTTTCTACGGCACGCCGCTCGACGTGGCCGCCTCGTACATCGTGCTGTTCACCATCTACGGCGCGGTGCTGGAGTTGTCCGGGGCCGGACGGTTCTTCGTCGAGGTGTCAGCGGCGGCGTTCCGCCGATCGCGTACGGCCGCCGGTCGGACGGCGGTGGCCTCCGGATTCCTGCTCGGCACCGTCTCCGGCTCCGGCGCGGCGACGACGGTGAGCATCGGCGCGGTCACCTGGCCGCTGCTGCGCCGCGCCGGCTACCCCCCGGAGCGGGCCGGCGGCATGTTGGCGGCGGCCGGGGTGGGTGCGATCCTCTCCCCGCCCACCCTGGGCGCGGCGGCGTTCATCATCGCGGAGTACCTGGGCGTCTCGTACCTGCAGGTGCTGGGCTGGGCGACGGTGCCGACGGTGCTCTACTACCTGGGCATCCTGCTCTCGGTGGAGATCGACGCACGCCGCTCGGGCGTGCGTCCGGTGGTGATCGACGTCGGTTCGCCGTGGCGTCTGCTGGCCCGCTTCGGCTACCACTTCGCCTCGCTGATCGCCATCATCGTGTTCCTCGCCGTCGGCATGTCCGCGACGCGGGCGGTCGTCTTCGCCACCGTCCTGGCCGTCGCGCTCTCCTTACTCGCCCCCGCGCGAACCCACCCGAGCGACCCCGCGCGGCAGCGCACGAGCGAACCCGCGCAGGGCCACACGAACGACCCCGCGCACCGGCTCACCCCGGCCCGGCTGGTGACCGCGCTGGTCACCGGGGTACGCGGCGTGCTCGCCGTCACCGCGGTCTGCGCCGCCGCCGGCATCATCACGGCGACCACCACGAAGACCGGCCTCGGGCCGCAGGCGGCGGCGTTGCTGGTCGGCGGTGCGAAGGCGGCCACCTCGGACCCGACACTGGTCCTGGTGCTCACCGCGCTGCTCGCCGCCGTAGCGCTCAGCCTGCTGGGTCTCGCCGTGCCGGTAACCGCGTCGTTCGTGATCGGTTGGGTGATCGTCGGTCCGACCCTGCTCGACCTCGGCGTGACCGCGCCCGCCGCGGCGATGTTCGTCTTCTACTTCGCGGTGCTGTCCGAGGTGTCCCCGCCGACCGCGCTGGCCGCGGTGGCCGCCGCCGCGGTGACCGGCGGTCGGCTGGTGCCGACCATGTGGCAGACCCTGCGGTACGCACTGCCGGCGTATCTGACCCCGATCGCGTTCGTCATCACGCCGGCCGGGCTTGGGCTGCTCGGCATCGGCGGCGTCCAGCGGATCGCGTTCGCCGCCGTGGTCACCGCGCTCAGCGTCGCGGTACTCGCCGTCGCCGCCGGTGGCTGGCTGCCCGGAGTGGGCCCCGCCGGTGCCCCGGAGCGGGTGTTGGGTGCGCTCGCCGGCGTCACAGTGCTCTGGCTCGAACCCGTGCCGGTCACGGTCGGCGCGGCGCTGGCCGCCGTGGCGGCGGCCGGTGTGTTCCTGCGACGCCGGTCCGCCGGCCGACCATCGTCCGAACCTGTGGAGGAGAAACTGTGA
- a CDS encoding TAXI family TRAP transporter solute-binding subunit yields MRRIDVRLAAGLSVLALATGCGGQQGGAATDDTASEVTCEVTEETRVGIATGNATGVYYVVGNALAGQLSGATGGKLTGTAAETGASVQNVEQLVGGQYDVAFSLFDTAVNAIEGKGSFTAPQPVQALARIYDNYTQVVVRNDSGITSVADMRGKRISTGSPKSGTEVIANRLLEAAGLDPAKDIRAQRLDLTKTVEGIKDGSVDGFFWSGGLPTGGLTDLFTTSGDTVRFVGLAPLLPKMAALSPGYQEGTIGRDVYRTATDTPTIVVPNVLLVRKDLDANVACAITRTVFEKRDALAQANPAAKGISLERARRTLPVPLHRGADKALKDLGAK; encoded by the coding sequence GTGAGACGAATCGACGTACGGCTCGCCGCGGGCCTGAGCGTGCTCGCCCTCGCCACGGGGTGTGGCGGTCAGCAGGGCGGCGCGGCCACCGACGACACGGCCAGCGAGGTCACCTGCGAGGTGACCGAGGAGACCCGCGTCGGCATCGCCACCGGCAACGCGACAGGCGTCTACTACGTGGTCGGCAACGCCCTGGCCGGGCAGTTGTCCGGTGCGACCGGTGGCAAGCTCACCGGCACCGCCGCCGAGACCGGCGCCTCGGTGCAGAACGTCGAACAACTCGTCGGCGGCCAGTACGACGTGGCGTTCTCCCTGTTCGACACGGCCGTCAACGCGATCGAGGGCAAGGGCAGCTTCACCGCGCCGCAGCCGGTGCAGGCGCTGGCCCGCATCTACGACAACTACACCCAGGTGGTGGTCCGCAACGACTCCGGGATCACCTCGGTGGCCGACATGCGTGGCAAGCGGATCTCCACCGGCTCGCCGAAGTCCGGCACCGAGGTGATCGCCAACCGGCTGCTGGAGGCCGCCGGTCTCGACCCGGCCAAGGACATCCGAGCCCAGCGCCTGGACCTGACCAAGACGGTCGAGGGCATCAAGGACGGCAGCGTCGACGGGTTCTTCTGGTCCGGTGGTCTGCCCACCGGAGGCCTCACCGACCTGTTCACCACCTCCGGCGACACGGTGAGGTTCGTCGGCCTCGCGCCGCTGCTGCCGAAGATGGCCGCGCTGAGCCCCGGCTACCAGGAAGGCACGATCGGGCGGGACGTGTACCGGACGGCGACCGACACCCCGACCATCGTCGTGCCCAACGTCCTGTTGGTCCGCAAGGACCTGGACGCCAACGTCGCCTGCGCGATCACCCGCACGGTGTTCGAGAAGCGCGACGCCCTGGCCCAGGCCAACCCGGCGGCCAAGGGGATCTCGCTGGAAAGGGCCCGCAGGACCCTGCCGGTGCCGCTGCACCGGGGTGCCGACAAGGCGTTGAAGGACCTCGGCGCAAAGTGA
- a CDS encoding low temperature requirement protein A — protein MRRVRTQAPRLPRWLAGRVGLPDRLPGADEAGHRHATWLELFLDLIFVYALAAVVRRLGDDPTPSPGAVLAVLGLFVVIQWAWMGQVYYDTRFDPDDAVHRVLVLVALVGAGAMTLGVDEVPESVLLPVGYLIVRGVLLLLYLRARPTSPMAQMVTTVYLLGFGSGWLIWLVSLTAPIELRPALWIIAMVIELATPWVGVRWLNRWPVDNRHLPERIGQFTIIVLGSALASLLFAVPDHPPPHMILTAALAFLIPAAVWWIYTTFVTTRLTQPRLRGGQAYSYLHIPLGGALLLLGWALGQVVRLVDDNANRLPLELRLLLGASMVIWTLCGLALYWLWARPSAARLAIAVYAVVSISLITTTVHQPRLMLSLLSLAVVGYAVLVSRRLARAGEEDHTPEG, from the coding sequence ATGCGCCGGGTACGGACCCAAGCCCCCCGCCTGCCCAGATGGCTGGCCGGCCGGGTCGGGCTACCCGACCGGCTCCCGGGCGCGGACGAGGCGGGACACCGCCACGCCACCTGGCTGGAACTCTTCCTCGACCTCATCTTCGTGTACGCGCTGGCGGCGGTGGTGCGCCGACTGGGCGACGACCCCACCCCGTCACCGGGCGCCGTGCTGGCCGTACTCGGGCTCTTCGTGGTGATCCAGTGGGCCTGGATGGGGCAGGTCTACTACGACACCCGGTTCGACCCGGACGACGCGGTGCACCGGGTGCTGGTGCTCGTCGCGTTGGTCGGCGCGGGCGCGATGACCCTCGGTGTCGACGAGGTGCCGGAGAGCGTCCTGCTGCCGGTCGGGTACCTGATCGTGCGGGGCGTGCTGCTCCTGCTGTACCTGCGCGCCCGACCCACCAGCCCGATGGCCCAGATGGTGACGACGGTCTATCTGCTCGGCTTCGGGTCGGGCTGGTTGATCTGGTTGGTGTCGCTGACCGCGCCCATCGAGCTGCGGCCCGCCCTGTGGATCATCGCGATGGTGATCGAACTGGCCACCCCCTGGGTCGGGGTGCGCTGGCTCAACCGCTGGCCGGTGGACAACCGGCACCTGCCGGAACGGATCGGGCAGTTCACCATCATCGTGCTGGGTAGCGCACTGGCCAGCCTGCTGTTCGCGGTGCCGGACCACCCGCCGCCGCACATGATCCTCACCGCCGCGCTGGCCTTCCTGATCCCGGCGGCCGTCTGGTGGATCTACACCACATTCGTCACCACCCGGCTGACCCAGCCCCGGCTCCGTGGCGGGCAGGCATACAGCTACCTGCACATCCCGCTCGGCGGCGCGCTGCTGCTGCTCGGCTGGGCGCTCGGGCAGGTGGTCCGGCTGGTCGACGACAACGCCAACCGACTGCCGCTGGAGCTGCGGCTGCTGCTTGGCGCGTCGATGGTGATCTGGACGCTCTGCGGGCTCGCCCTGTACTGGCTGTGGGCCCGGCCGAGCGCCGCCCGGTTGGCGATCGCCGTCTACGCGGTGGTCTCGATCTCTCTGATCACCACGACGGTCCACCAGCCGAGGCTGATGCTGTCGCTGCTCTCCCTGGCTGTCGTCGGGTACGCCGTCCTGGTCAGCCGGCGACTGGCCAGGGCCGGCGAGGAAGACCACACACCCGAGGGATAG
- a CDS encoding siderophore-interacting protein, whose product MTERPRNVTSARVLRTERPTPHLIRLVLGGDELTGLPVGEFTDHYIKVVLPQPGVAYPQPLDLAAIRRDLPREQWPRLRAYTVRRWDPLAAELTVDVVHHGDEGLAGPWAAALRPGDPVHFVGPGGAYAPDPDADWHLLVGDESALPAIAAALERLPLGAPAHVFVEIGDPAEEQKLLSPGAVELTWLHRGERPVGEALVAAVRALEFPAGQVHAFVHGEAAFVRELRRLLRGERGVPLDRLSISGYWRRGMDDEGWRSTKADWNQQVAAEEASTAEPARVA is encoded by the coding sequence ATGACGGAACGCCCCAGGAACGTCACCTCGGCCCGGGTGCTGCGCACCGAGCGGCCCACCCCGCACCTGATCCGGCTCGTCCTCGGTGGGGACGAGCTGACCGGTCTGCCGGTGGGCGAGTTCACCGACCACTACATCAAGGTGGTGTTGCCGCAGCCCGGTGTCGCGTACCCGCAGCCGCTGGACCTCGCCGCGATCCGCCGGGACCTGCCCCGGGAGCAGTGGCCCCGGCTGCGCGCCTACACGGTGCGGCGCTGGGATCCGCTCGCGGCGGAGCTGACGGTCGACGTGGTGCACCACGGCGACGAGGGGTTGGCCGGTCCCTGGGCTGCCGCGCTGCGCCCGGGTGACCCCGTGCACTTCGTCGGCCCCGGTGGGGCGTACGCCCCGGACCCGGACGCGGACTGGCATCTGCTGGTCGGCGACGAGAGCGCCCTGCCGGCGATCGCCGCCGCGCTGGAGCGGCTGCCACTGGGTGCCCCGGCCCACGTCTTCGTGGAGATCGGCGACCCGGCCGAGGAGCAGAAGCTACTCAGCCCCGGAGCGGTCGAGCTGACCTGGTTGCATCGCGGCGAACGCCCGGTGGGTGAGGCGCTGGTCGCGGCGGTGCGGGCGTTGGAGTTCCCGGCCGGCCAGGTGCACGCGTTCGTGCACGGTGAGGCGGCCTTCGTCCGCGAGTTGCGCCGGTTGCTGCGCGGGGAGCGGGGTGTGCCGCTGGACCGGCTCTCCATCTCCGGCTACTGGCGGCGCGGCATGGACGACGAGGGTTGGCGCTCCACCAAGGCCGACTGGAACCAGCAGGTGGCGGCCGAGGAGGCGAGCACCGCCGAGCCGGCCCGGGTGGCCTGA
- a CDS encoding deoxyguanosinetriphosphate triphosphohydrolase, whose product MRARSEPDARLVEESPKDTGHRRSPYERDRARVLHSAAFRRLATKTQVHTAGTDDFLRTRLTHSLEVAQIAREMGARLGCDPDVVDVAGLAHDLGHPPFGHNGEAALDLLATPCGGFEGNAQTLRVLTRLEAKVLAPDGSSAGLNLTRASLDAIGKYPWPRRPGERKFGVYADDAAVFAWIRDGAPGDRRCLEAQVMDWADDVAYSVHDVEDGIHGGYVTLRPLLADADERAALCADVAETYSGESAADLAEVLVELLADPLLAPLAGYDGSHRAQVALKATTSGVTGRFVSAAVAATEERFGPGPHRRFAADLVVPRLVRAQCALLKGIALRYVMRRSGFRGRYERQRTMLAELVAALVRRAPEGLDPVFAPLWRAAEDDTARLRVVIDQVASLTDPAAVAWHTRLVGGGTPPIDDEPA is encoded by the coding sequence GTGCGCGCGAGGAGTGAGCCGGACGCCCGGCTGGTCGAGGAGTCGCCCAAGGACACCGGGCACCGCCGGTCGCCGTACGAGCGCGACCGCGCCCGGGTGCTGCACTCCGCGGCGTTTCGACGGCTGGCCACCAAGACCCAGGTGCACACCGCCGGCACCGACGACTTCCTGCGTACGCGGCTGACCCACTCGTTGGAGGTGGCCCAGATCGCCCGGGAGATGGGTGCCCGGTTGGGGTGCGACCCGGACGTGGTGGACGTGGCCGGGCTCGCCCACGACCTGGGGCACCCGCCGTTCGGGCACAACGGCGAGGCGGCGCTGGATCTGCTCGCCACACCGTGCGGCGGCTTCGAGGGCAACGCGCAGACCCTGCGGGTGTTGACCCGTCTGGAGGCGAAGGTGCTCGCCCCGGACGGCTCGTCCGCCGGGCTGAATCTGACCCGGGCGTCGCTCGACGCGATCGGCAAGTACCCCTGGCCGCGTCGCCCCGGCGAGCGCAAGTTCGGGGTGTACGCCGACGACGCGGCGGTCTTCGCCTGGATCCGGGATGGTGCGCCCGGCGACCGGCGCTGCCTGGAGGCGCAGGTGATGGACTGGGCCGACGACGTCGCGTACTCGGTGCACGACGTGGAGGACGGCATCCACGGCGGGTACGTGACGCTGCGCCCGTTGCTCGCCGACGCCGACGAGCGGGCCGCGCTCTGCGCCGACGTGGCGGAGACCTACTCCGGGGAGTCCGCGGCCGACCTGGCCGAGGTGCTGGTCGAGTTGCTGGCCGACCCGCTGCTCGCCCCGCTGGCCGGGTACGACGGCAGCCATCGCGCGCAGGTCGCGCTGAAGGCGACCACCAGCGGGGTGACCGGTCGGTTCGTGTCCGCCGCGGTGGCGGCCACGGAGGAGCGTTTCGGGCCGGGGCCGCACCGCCGCTTCGCCGCCGACCTGGTGGTGCCCCGGCTGGTCCGGGCGCAGTGCGCCCTGCTCAAGGGGATCGCGCTGCGGTACGTGATGCGTCGGTCCGGCTTCCGGGGTCGCTACGAGCGGCAGCGGACGATGCTGGCCGAGTTGGTCGCCGCGCTGGTCCGACGTGCCCCGGAGGGGCTCGACCCGGTCTTCGCCCCGCTGTGGCGGGCCGCCGAGGATGACACGGCCCGGCTGCGGGTGGTGATCGACCAGGTCGCCTCGCTCACCGACCCGGCGGCGGTGGCCTGGCACACCCGCCTGGTCGGGGGAGGCACGCCGCCGATTGACGACGAGCCAGCTTAG
- a CDS encoding VOC family protein: MTSVWESLTVDSRDPARLARWWAEALGYQVVTEKPDEVEIRPSADRLPGLVFVPATEGKQGKNRLHLDLRPANQEAEVERLVDMGARHVDIGQRDVEWTVLSDPEGNEFCVLRAREE, from the coding sequence ATGACCAGTGTCTGGGAGAGCCTGACTGTCGACTCCCGCGATCCGGCCCGACTGGCCCGTTGGTGGGCCGAGGCGCTCGGCTATCAGGTGGTCACCGAGAAGCCCGACGAGGTGGAGATCCGCCCGTCCGCCGACCGCCTGCCCGGCCTGGTCTTCGTGCCGGCCACCGAGGGCAAGCAGGGCAAGAACCGGTTGCACCTCGACCTACGCCCGGCCAACCAGGAGGCCGAGGTCGAGCGCCTGGTCGACATGGGCGCCCGGCACGTCGACATCGGTCAGCGCGACGTCGAGTGGACGGTGCTGTCCGACCCGGAGGGCAACGAGTTCTGCGTGCTGCGTGCGCGCGAGGAGTGA
- a CDS encoding roadblock/LC7 domain-containing protein, producing the protein MDADTVVGTELRGLRRRRPEIAGTVLAGTDGLLISSDLPSTDATHLAALAAASFGLGHRVADTVRCGEFRESVVRTTAGCVVTYPAGRSALLTLVTVSPGEDLEALHEEARAVARRAGTVMDRRGGGVGATAVPEAHGPLAVRTPMATLPAQLRRSSRPTWRRPPI; encoded by the coding sequence GTGGACGCGGACACGGTGGTGGGAACGGAACTACGCGGGCTGCGCCGCCGTCGACCCGAGATCGCGGGCACGGTCCTGGCCGGCACCGACGGGCTGCTCATCTCCAGCGACCTGCCCAGCACCGACGCCACCCATCTCGCCGCTCTCGCCGCGGCCAGCTTCGGGCTCGGTCACCGCGTGGCCGACACGGTCCGATGTGGTGAGTTCCGGGAGTCGGTCGTGCGCACGACCGCGGGTTGCGTGGTGACCTACCCGGCCGGGCGTTCCGCCCTGCTGACCCTGGTCACCGTGTCGCCGGGCGAGGATCTGGAGGCGCTGCACGAGGAGGCCCGCGCCGTGGCCCGCCGGGCCGGCACGGTGATGGACCGTCGCGGCGGGGGTGTCGGCGCCACCGCCGTTCCGGAGGCACACGGCCCGCTGGCCGTGCGTACGCCGATGGCGACCCTGCCGGCGCAGTTACGCCGCTCGTCCCGGCCCACCTGGCGTCGCCCGCCGATCTGA